The following is a genomic window from Polyangia bacterium.
GCCAGGCGCCCGACGACCTCTGTCTGTCTCGCAAGTTGATCACGCTCGTCCCCGATCCCGATCTGGACGTGGCCTTCGCCGCCAGCGCCTGGACCTGGACGTTGCGCGCCGATTGCTTCGACGCCGCCGCCTTCGGGCAGTTCGTCGACGATCACTACGCCCACGGGCGCGAGCGGATCTGCAGTCAGGGCATCGACAACTCCGCCAGCGGCTGGTGCCCGCCTTAGGCACGGCCGACGGCGGCGTTGGTCATTCGGTTCGTTCGCTACGCTTTGACGCCGTCGTAGCGTCGCGGTCAGCGGCGCCGGCTGGCCATGCCGCGGTCGATCTCGCGCTGGCTCTCGCGCTTTTTCGAGTCTTCGCGCTTGTCCCACTGTTGCTTGCCGTGCACCAGGGCCAGCTCGGCTTTGACGTGGCCGCGCTTTTCGTACAGCGACAGCGGGACCAGCGTGTAGCCCTTTTCGCGGATTTTTCCCGACAGGCGATCGATCTCCCGCCGGTGCAGCAGCAGCTTGCGCTTGCGGCGCGGGTCGTGGTTGCGGCCGTGAGCGAAGGCGTAGACGCCGACGTCGACCTGGTGCAGCCAAAGTTCGCCGTGATCGATGTCGGCGAAGGCGTCGACCAGCGTCACCTTGCCATCGCGGATGGATTTCACCTCTGACCCGGCCAGGACGATGCCCGCTTCGATCACCTCGTCGACGTGGTACTCGTGGCGGGCGCGGCGGTTACGCGCCAGCACCTTGACCTCGTCGGCGCTGTCTTTGTTCTTCGGGGGAGCGGCCATGGCGGTGTGCGCGAGCGGCAGCCTAACAGACCGGCAGTCACACCGCCCGAGCCAGAGCCAACACGTGCACCGACCGCGCGCCAGCCCGGCGCAAGGCATCGGTGCAGGTGGAGAACGTCGCCCCGGTGGTGAAG
Proteins encoded in this region:
- the smpB gene encoding SsrA-binding protein SmpB, with product MAAPPKNKDSADEVKVLARNRRARHEYHVDEVIEAGIVLAGSEVKSIRDGKVTLVDAFADIDHGELWLHQVDVGVYAFAHGRNHDPRRKRKLLLHRREIDRLSGKIREKGYTLVPLSLYEKRGHVKAELALVHGKQQWDKREDSKKRESQREIDRGMASRRR